From the Myxococcales bacterium genome, one window contains:
- a CDS encoding DUF4178 domain-containing protein: protein MLTILIIAALVVAVGGAGAGAVAYRNEQKRRGLGGDGQRALPAVGDTLIERGLRELRVGDVVTVDGKDLLCEGAIAYDEDGHRWVGARLVDGQHVVWCVVGIERVGSQVVRMLRPDPTDVAGYPPEVLVIGEVRFSLDKRGTATCKVTGDVGNLLGARAAAPGGTVERCRWWLYQSSGDDTAMIEQWGSDYRVLRGTKVAGDTIDLIPGS, encoded by the coding sequence ATGCTGACGATCTTGATCATCGCGGCGCTCGTGGTCGCCGTCGGCGGCGCCGGGGCGGGCGCGGTCGCGTACCGGAACGAGCAGAAGCGCCGCGGGCTCGGCGGCGATGGCCAGCGCGCGCTGCCGGCCGTGGGCGACACGCTGATCGAGCGCGGCCTGCGCGAGCTGCGCGTGGGCGACGTCGTGACGGTCGACGGCAAGGACCTCCTGTGCGAGGGCGCGATCGCCTACGACGAGGACGGCCACCGCTGGGTCGGCGCGCGCCTCGTCGACGGCCAGCACGTGGTCTGGTGCGTCGTCGGGATCGAGCGGGTCGGCTCCCAGGTCGTGCGCATGCTCCGCCCCGACCCGACCGACGTCGCCGGCTACCCGCCCGAGGTGCTGGTGATCGGCGAGGTCCGGTTCTCCCTCGACAAGCGCGGCACCGCGACCTGCAAGGTCACCGGCGACGTGGGCAACCTGCTGGGCGCGCGCGCCGCCGCGCCCGGGGGCACGGTCGAGCGCTGCCGCTGGTGGCTCTACCAGTCGTCGGGCGACGACACCGCGATGATCGAGCAGTGGGGCAGCGACTACCGCGTGCTGCGCGGCACCAAGGTCGCGGGCGACACGATCGACCTGATCCCGGGCTCGTGA